A single genomic interval of Magnetospirillum sp. 15-1 harbors:
- a CDS encoding protocatechuate 4,5-dioxygenase subunit alpha, with product MASKPKRVIPGTTIFDGDMARKGYALNKMCFSFNAEENRQEFLKDPAAYCDKFSLNEEQKKAVLSLQVLDMLAAGGNAYFIAKLGGIYKLDMQDVGAQQTGMTKEEFQAKLVAAGRE from the coding sequence GTGGCAAGCAAACCCAAGCGGGTCATCCCCGGCACCACCATCTTCGACGGCGACATGGCGCGCAAAGGCTATGCGTTGAACAAGATGTGCTTTTCGTTCAATGCCGAGGAGAACCGCCAGGAATTCCTGAAGGACCCGGCCGCCTACTGCGACAAGTTCAGCCTGAACGAGGAGCAGAAGAAGGCCGTGCTGAGCCTGCAGGTGCTGGACATGCTGGCGGCGGGCGGCAACGCCTATTTCATCGCCAAGCTGGGCGGCATCTACAAGCTGGACATGCAGGACGTCGGCGCGCAGCAGACCGGCATGACCAAGGAAGAGTTCCAGGCGAAGCTGGTCGCCGCGGGGAGGGAGTAA
- a CDS encoding class III extradiol dioxygenase family protein: MAKIVGGINVTHVPYLGRAIAGNLQQEPYWKPFFDGFPPVQAWLDKVKPDVAVVVYNDHGLNFFLDKMPTFSIGAAEEYRNADEGWGIPTVAPFKGDVDLSWHLVEALVEAEFDLTTCQEMLVDHAFTLPIEMLWPKRTTGTIRTVPICQNTVQFPLPSTKRCLAFGRAIGKAIESWDSDARVVVLGTGGLSHQLDGKRAGFINKKFDLEFMDKLVSDPEWITRYSIPDIVELTGTQGVELLNWVTCRGALGDKVRTIHTNYHIPISNTAAGLLAMETV, encoded by the coding sequence ATGGCCAAGATCGTCGGCGGCATCAACGTCACCCATGTGCCCTATCTGGGCCGCGCCATCGCGGGCAACCTGCAGCAGGAACCCTATTGGAAGCCGTTCTTCGACGGCTTTCCGCCGGTTCAGGCCTGGCTGGACAAGGTCAAGCCCGACGTGGCGGTGGTGGTCTACAACGACCACGGCCTGAACTTCTTCCTCGACAAGATGCCGACCTTCTCCATCGGTGCCGCCGAGGAATACCGCAACGCCGACGAAGGCTGGGGCATTCCCACCGTGGCGCCGTTCAAGGGCGACGTGGACCTGTCGTGGCACCTGGTGGAGGCGCTCGTCGAGGCCGAGTTCGACCTGACCACCTGCCAGGAGATGCTGGTCGACCACGCCTTCACCCTGCCCATCGAGATGCTGTGGCCGAAGCGCACCACCGGGACCATCCGCACCGTGCCCATCTGCCAGAACACCGTGCAGTTCCCGCTGCCCTCGACGAAGCGCTGCCTCGCCTTCGGCCGGGCCATCGGCAAGGCCATCGAGTCCTGGGACAGTGACGCCCGCGTGGTGGTGCTGGGCACCGGCGGCCTGTCGCACCAGCTGGACGGCAAGCGGGCCGGCTTCATCAACAAGAAGTTCGACCTGGAATTCATGGACAAGCTGGTCAGCGATCCCGAGTGGATCACCCGCTATTCCATCCCCGACATCGTCGAGCTGACCGGGACCCAGGGTGTCGAGCTGCTCAACTGGGTGACCTGCCGCGGCGCCCTGGGCGACAAGGTGCGGACCATCCACACCAACTATCACATCCCCATCTCCAACACCGCCGCCGGCCTCTTGGCCATGGAGACGGTGTAG
- the pobA gene encoding 4-hydroxybenzoate 3-monooxygenase, translating to MRVQVAIIGAGPSGLILGQLLAKAGIDAIILEAHTGEYVLGRIRAGVLEQVCVDLLDEAGVGGRMHREGLPHHGIELLIEGSRHRIDLHGLTGGKEVMIYGQTELTRDLMEARTAAGLKTVYEAKEVAVSGYDTDRPRVSYLKDGVRHEILCDFIAGCDGFHGVCRASVPKESIRNFERVYPFGWLGLLSDTPPVCDELIYAKSERGFALCSMRSRTRSRYYVQVPLTEKVEDWSDQRFWDELRLRLDPQAAASLVTGPSLEKSIAPLRSFVAEPMRFGRMFLAGDAAHIVPPTGAKGLNLAASDVRYLGHALIEYYGGSSEGIDRYSERCLRRVWKAERFSWWMTNLLHRFPDTPPFEQRALEAELDYVVHSLAGRTTLAENYVGLPFED from the coding sequence ATGAGAGTCCAAGTCGCCATCATCGGGGCCGGTCCGTCCGGTCTTATCCTCGGCCAGTTGCTGGCCAAGGCCGGCATCGACGCCATCATTCTCGAGGCCCATACCGGCGAATACGTGCTGGGCCGCATCCGGGCCGGCGTGCTGGAGCAGGTCTGCGTCGATCTCCTCGACGAGGCCGGGGTGGGGGGGCGCATGCACCGCGAGGGCTTACCTCACCACGGCATCGAACTGCTGATCGAAGGAAGCCGCCACCGCATCGACCTCCACGGCCTGACGGGCGGCAAGGAGGTGATGATCTACGGCCAGACCGAGCTGACCCGCGACCTGATGGAGGCGCGGACGGCGGCTGGACTCAAGACTGTCTACGAGGCCAAGGAGGTGGCGGTGTCGGGTTACGATACCGACCGCCCCCGCGTCAGCTACCTGAAGGACGGGGTACGGCACGAGATCCTTTGCGACTTCATCGCCGGCTGCGACGGCTTCCATGGGGTGTGCCGGGCCTCGGTCCCCAAGGAGTCCATCCGCAATTTCGAGCGGGTCTATCCCTTCGGCTGGCTGGGCCTGCTGTCGGACACCCCGCCGGTTTGCGACGAACTGATCTACGCCAAGAGCGAGCGGGGCTTCGCGCTGTGCTCCATGCGCTCCAGGACCCGGTCCCGCTACTACGTCCAGGTGCCGCTCACCGAGAAGGTGGAGGATTGGTCCGATCAGCGCTTCTGGGACGAGTTGCGTCTCCGTCTCGACCCCCAGGCCGCCGCGTCGCTGGTCACCGGTCCGTCGCTGGAAAAGAGCATCGCGCCGCTTCGAAGCTTCGTGGCCGAGCCCATGCGCTTCGGCCGCATGTTCCTGGCCGGCGACGCCGCCCACATCGTGCCGCCCACAGGTGCCAAGGGACTCAATCTGGCGGCGTCGGACGTGCGCTATCTCGGCCACGCCCTGATCGAGTATTACGGCGGCTCGTCCGAGGGCATCGACCGCTATTCCGAGCGTTGCCTGCGCCGGGTGTGGAAGGCCGAGCGCTTCTCCTGGTGGATGACCAACCTGCTGCACCGTTTCCCCGACACGCCGCCCTTCGAGCAGCGGGCGCTGGAGGCCGAGCTGGACTACGTGGTCCACTCCCTGGCCGGGCGGACGACGCTGGCGGAGAACTACGTGGGCCTGCCCTTCGAGGATTGA
- a CDS encoding phosphatase PAP2 family protein, giving the protein MRLLDFIVRQWERGGNRATLVWEELAGFRSFSAGQWARTRRHPRTWATVYCALAVVVGYFLLDRPLARWLKAHVSGEFEGFWKTVTHLGLGGVWMIPAGVLTLGLILSALAAPGLEKRARLRRAAWVPGFLFLSMAVSGIAGNIIKMLVGRTRPAALFDSNVYDFVPLTRGYLTNSFPSGHSQASFAAMTALALIFPRYDLAFFTVALLVALSRILTTVHFLSDVVAGAWLGTMVTLALHSLLTKRGIDVRVRFERDKKLAE; this is encoded by the coding sequence ATGAGGCTGCTGGATTTCATCGTCCGCCAGTGGGAGCGGGGCGGCAACCGGGCCACCCTGGTCTGGGAGGAGCTGGCCGGCTTCCGCTCGTTCTCGGCCGGGCAATGGGCCCGCACCCGCCGGCACCCCCGCACCTGGGCCACCGTCTACTGCGCCCTGGCGGTGGTCGTCGGCTATTTCCTCCTCGACCGGCCGCTGGCCCGCTGGCTGAAGGCCCATGTGAGCGGCGAGTTCGAGGGGTTCTGGAAGACCGTCACCCATCTGGGCCTGGGCGGCGTGTGGATGATCCCCGCCGGCGTGCTGACGCTGGGCCTGATCCTGTCGGCCCTGGCGGCGCCGGGGCTGGAAAAGCGCGCCCGCCTGCGCCGGGCCGCCTGGGTGCCGGGCTTCCTGTTCCTGTCCATGGCCGTGTCGGGCATCGCCGGCAACATCATCAAGATGCTGGTCGGCCGCACCCGGCCCGCCGCCCTGTTCGACAGCAATGTCTATGACTTCGTGCCGCTGACCCGCGGCTATCTCACCAATTCCTTCCCGTCGGGCCATTCCCAGGCGTCCTTCGCCGCCATGACGGCGCTGGCCCTGATCTTCCCGCGCTACGACCTGGCCTTTTTCACCGTGGCGCTGCTGGTGGCGCTTTCCCGGATTCTGACCACCGTGCACTTCCTGTCGGACGTGGTGGCCGGAGCCTGGCTGGGCACCATGGTCACCCTGGCCCTCCACTCCCTGCTCACCAAGCGCGGCATCGACGTCCGCGTCCGCTTCGAGCGGGATAAAAAGCTGGCGGAGTAG
- a CDS encoding glycosyltransferase family 39 protein, with translation MERLTGGIRPYLLLSLLSLFLYLPGLVALPPMDRDESRFVQATRQMLETGDYIRIQFQQEMRAKKPVGAYWLQAASVSLFSDKASREVWPYRLPSALSAWAAVLMTFAFGQYLFGRQVALLGAALLASSLMLVSEAHQAKTDAIMLACTVAAQGALARFHLGARGQAAVPGPLVALVFWVAMGVSILVKGPVIPAISILTILALGFADRQWAWLVGLRPFTGLIVAASIAAPWFVAISNATGGAFVGEAVKGDLLPKLLGAQESHGGWPGTYLALAAVILWPGSLLLWPSLTAAWKVRLRPEIRFCLAWIIPAWVMFEIVPTKLPHYVLPTFPALALLMAVAVVGRAPDLRSKPAKLWYGVWCVIGLALAAAVVIAPHQFAPAFPVMSIPSALLVAGTALAAGWLAFKERMRPAVMALVLTAVTSFQVVFDGVLPSLDYLFVSREAAELVASRPHRGAVVVAGYAEPSLVFLLGTDTVLTSGANAAQHLLNGPAALTLVADREEEPFFAAAAAIGVKPVVVGMVKGFNYSRGRKVTLTAYAVEGKEP, from the coding sequence GTGGAACGACTGACCGGCGGTATCCGCCCCTATCTCCTGCTTTCGCTGCTGTCGCTGTTCCTCTACCTGCCCGGTCTGGTGGCGCTGCCGCCCATGGACCGCGACGAATCGCGCTTCGTCCAGGCCACCCGCCAGATGCTGGAGACCGGCGACTACATCCGCATCCAGTTCCAGCAGGAAATGCGGGCCAAGAAGCCGGTGGGCGCCTATTGGCTGCAGGCCGCCTCGGTCAGCCTGTTCTCGGACAAGGCCAGCCGCGAGGTGTGGCCCTATCGCCTGCCCTCGGCCCTGTCGGCCTGGGCGGCGGTGCTGATGACCTTCGCCTTCGGGCAATACCTGTTCGGCCGTCAGGTGGCGTTACTGGGCGCCGCCTTGCTGGCCTCGTCGCTGATGCTGGTGTCCGAGGCCCATCAGGCCAAGACCGACGCCATCATGCTGGCCTGCACCGTGGCGGCGCAAGGAGCGCTGGCCCGCTTCCACCTGGGCGCCAGGGGACAGGCGGCGGTACCGGGGCCATTGGTGGCGCTGGTGTTCTGGGTGGCCATGGGCGTCTCCATCCTGGTCAAGGGACCGGTTATCCCGGCCATCTCCATCCTGACCATCCTGGCGCTGGGCTTCGCCGACCGGCAATGGGCCTGGCTGGTGGGCCTCAGGCCCTTCACCGGGCTGATCGTCGCGGCGTCCATCGCCGCGCCGTGGTTCGTGGCCATCTCCAACGCCACCGGCGGCGCCTTCGTCGGCGAGGCGGTCAAGGGCGACCTGCTGCCCAAGCTGCTGGGCGCCCAGGAAAGCCATGGCGGCTGGCCCGGCACCTATCTCGCCCTGGCGGCGGTGATCCTGTGGCCCGGCTCGCTGCTGCTGTGGCCCAGCCTGACGGCCGCCTGGAAGGTGCGCCTGCGGCCCGAGATCCGCTTCTGCCTCGCCTGGATCATCCCGGCCTGGGTGATGTTCGAGATCGTCCCCACCAAGCTGCCCCATTACGTGCTGCCCACCTTCCCCGCCCTGGCGCTGCTGATGGCGGTGGCCGTGGTGGGCCGCGCCCCAGACCTGCGGTCCAAGCCGGCCAAGCTGTGGTACGGCGTCTGGTGCGTGATCGGGCTGGCCCTGGCGGCGGCGGTGGTGATCGCGCCCCATCAATTCGCCCCCGCCTTCCCGGTGATGAGCATCCCCTCGGCGCTGCTGGTGGCCGGCACCGCCCTGGCCGCCGGCTGGCTGGCCTTCAAGGAGCGCATGCGCCCGGCCGTCATGGCCCTGGTGCTGACCGCCGTAACCAGCTTCCAGGTGGTGTTCGACGGTGTGCTGCCCAGCCTCGACTATCTGTTCGTCAGCCGCGAGGCCGCCGAACTGGTGGCCAGCCGTCCCCATCGCGGCGCGGTGGTGGTGGCCGGCTATGCCGAGCCCAGCCTGGTCTTCCTGCTGGGAACCGATACCGTGCTGACCAGCGGCGCCAACGCGGCGCAGCACCTGCTGAACGGCCCGGCGGCCCTCACCCTGGTGGCCGACCGCGAGGAGGAGCCGTTCTTCGCCGCCGCCGCCGCCATTGGCGTCAAGCCGGTGGTGGTCGGCATGGTCAAGGGCTTCAACTATTCGCGCGGCAGGAAGGTGACGCTGACCGCCTACGCGGTGGAAGGCAAAGAGCCATGA
- a CDS encoding HAMP domain-containing methyl-accepting chemotaxis protein yields MLGNMKIVARLMMGFGLLVMLIAGLAGYGVYSGKVTSRESGRALRLMGNQAMVEQLEKEIFQGRMLIWMALATGDEGRLKAAGEALATAGHSLDTLRAKTTAPERLAKIEDLGRLLGQYAVEAARIKVTGGRAPSLGVAESETAAAAAGAVADRLDAVGDDLAQNFHRVAAEVEADAMQRIESAIDASIIAGLFSVALGLLLSLTISRSISRPVAAMTRAMDALAAGDTTVAVPAIGQRDEIGEMAKAVQVFKDNAIRVAALKREQEEAKARAEAERRRGMLELADSFEMRVMGLVKGVSAQATQMEAASQGVSAAAGQAQVQATTIAAAAEQATVNVQTVAAAAEELSSSIAEIGRRVAEAASISHQAAEETGRTNQMVQGLAAAAARIDQVVGLITDIASQTNLLALNATIEAARAGEAGKGFAVVANEVKHLANQTARATEEIGTQIGAVQDETRRAVDAIRNIGQVIEQVREISAGIAGAVDQQSAATCEIARNVQQAVMGTQDVSVNIAGVSQAATATGAASRQMLSGAGELAGNSGHLRDEVVRFLDGIRAG; encoded by the coding sequence ATGCTGGGCAATATGAAGATCGTCGCCCGACTGATGATGGGATTCGGGCTCCTGGTGATGCTGATCGCCGGCTTGGCCGGCTATGGCGTCTATTCCGGCAAGGTGACCTCCCGGGAATCCGGCCGGGCTCTCCGGCTGATGGGCAATCAGGCCATGGTCGAGCAGTTGGAAAAGGAGATCTTCCAGGGGCGCATGCTGATCTGGATGGCCCTGGCCACCGGGGACGAGGGCAGGCTGAAGGCCGCCGGCGAGGCGCTGGCGACGGCCGGTCACAGCCTGGATACGCTGCGCGCCAAGACCACCGCTCCCGAGCGTCTGGCCAAGATCGAGGATTTGGGCCGGCTGCTCGGCCAATACGCCGTGGAAGCCGCCAGGATCAAGGTCACCGGCGGCCGTGCCCCGTCCCTGGGCGTCGCCGAGTCCGAGACCGCGGCGGCGGCGGCCGGGGCCGTCGCCGACCGGCTCGACGCGGTCGGCGACGACCTCGCCCAGAATTTCCACCGCGTGGCCGCCGAGGTGGAGGCCGACGCCATGCAGCGGATCGAATCGGCCATCGATGCCTCGATCATCGCCGGCCTGTTCAGCGTGGCGCTGGGGCTGCTCCTGTCCCTGACCATCAGCCGTTCCATCAGCCGGCCCGTCGCCGCCATGACCCGGGCCATGGATGCCCTGGCGGCCGGCGACACCACGGTGGCCGTTCCGGCCATCGGGCAGAGGGACGAGATCGGCGAGATGGCCAAGGCGGTGCAGGTGTTCAAGGACAACGCCATCCGCGTCGCCGCCCTCAAGAGGGAGCAGGAGGAGGCCAAGGCCAGGGCCGAGGCGGAACGGCGGCGCGGCATGCTGGAACTGGCCGATTCCTTCGAGATGCGGGTGATGGGGCTGGTCAAGGGCGTCTCGGCCCAGGCCACCCAGATGGAGGCGGCGTCCCAGGGCGTGTCGGCCGCCGCCGGTCAGGCCCAGGTCCAGGCCACCACCATCGCCGCCGCCGCCGAGCAGGCCACCGTCAACGTACAGACCGTGGCCGCCGCCGCCGAGGAACTGTCGTCCTCCATCGCCGAGATCGGCCGCCGGGTGGCCGAGGCGGCATCCATCTCCCATCAGGCCGCCGAGGAGACCGGGCGTACCAACCAGATGGTCCAGGGGCTGGCGGCGGCGGCGGCGCGAATCGATCAGGTGGTCGGCCTGATCACCGATATCGCGTCCCAGACCAACCTGCTTGCCTTGAACGCCACCATCGAGGCGGCCAGGGCCGGCGAGGCGGGAAAAGGTTTTGCCGTGGTCGCCAACGAGGTGAAGCATCTGGCCAACCAGACCGCCAGGGCCACCGAGGAGATCGGCACCCAGATCGGCGCGGTGCAGGACGAGACCCGCCGCGCCGTGGACGCCATCCGCAACATCGGGCAGGTGATCGAGCAGGTGCGCGAGATTTCCGCCGGCATCGCCGGGGCGGTGGATCAGCAGAGCGCCGCTACCTGCGAGATCGCCCGCAACGTCCAGCAGGCGGTCATGGGAACCCAGGACGTGTCGGTCAATATCGCCGGCGTCTCCCAGGCGGCGACCGCCACCGGGGCGGCATCGCGCCAGATGCTGTCGGGGGCCGGCGAACTGGCCGGGAATTCCGGCCATCTGCGCGACGAGGTGGTCCGTTTCCTCGACGGAATCCGGGCCGGCTAG
- a CDS encoding glycosyltransferase family 1 protein, with amino-acid sequence MRILVVTDAWLPQINGVVRTLDTLRAELERTGHEVVMVTPDRFRTLPCPTYPEIRLALKPGRKLAAMIEAAQPCAIHVATEGPLGWAARRYCRRRRIPFTTAYHTKFPEYIKARFGVPLPLSYALMRRFHDSSSRVMVATQGIEDELAGRGFRNIGRWSRGVDTELFRPRPEAKGEGGPFAGLSGPVFLYVGRVAVEKNIEAFLALDLPGSKAVVGDGPQADEMKRRFPEVHFAGARFGEDLARHYAAADVFVFPSRTDTFGLVLLEALASGLPVAAYPVPGPNDVIGRSPAGVLHENLEKAAIAALSIDPALCRAHALDFSWEACTRQFLDNLRPFETGVWRAVAAE; translated from the coding sequence ATGCGCATACTCGTCGTCACGGATGCCTGGCTCCCTCAGATCAACGGCGTCGTCCGCACCCTCGACACCCTGAGGGCCGAGCTGGAGCGGACCGGCCATGAGGTGGTCATGGTCACCCCCGACCGCTTCCGCACCCTGCCCTGCCCCACCTATCCGGAAATCCGCCTGGCGCTGAAGCCCGGCCGCAAGCTGGCGGCGATGATCGAGGCGGCGCAGCCCTGCGCCATCCACGTCGCCACCGAAGGCCCGCTGGGCTGGGCGGCGCGGCGCTACTGCCGGCGACGGCGCATTCCCTTCACCACCGCCTACCACACCAAGTTCCCGGAATACATCAAGGCGCGCTTCGGCGTGCCACTGCCCCTGTCCTACGCGCTGATGCGGCGTTTCCACGATTCCTCGTCCCGCGTCATGGTGGCGACGCAAGGCATCGAGGACGAACTGGCGGGGCGCGGCTTCCGCAATATCGGCCGCTGGTCGCGCGGCGTGGATACCGAACTGTTCCGCCCCCGCCCCGAGGCCAAGGGCGAAGGCGGCCCCTTCGCCGGCCTGTCCGGCCCGGTATTCCTCTATGTGGGTCGGGTGGCGGTGGAGAAGAACATCGAGGCCTTCCTGGCGCTGGACCTGCCCGGCTCCAAGGCGGTGGTGGGCGACGGGCCGCAAGCCGACGAGATGAAGCGCCGCTTCCCCGAGGTCCATTTCGCCGGAGCCCGCTTCGGCGAGGATCTGGCCCGGCACTACGCCGCCGCCGACGTCTTCGTGTTTCCGTCCCGCACCGACACCTTCGGGCTGGTGCTGCTGGAGGCCCTGGCCTCCGGCCTGCCGGTGGCCGCCTACCCGGTGCCCGGTCCCAACGACGTCATCGGCCGCTCGCCGGCCGGAGTGCTGCACGAGAATCTGGAAAAGGCGGCCATCGCCGCCCTGTCCATCGATCCCGCCCTGTGTCGCGCCCACGCCCTGGACTTCTCGTGGGAGGCCTGCACCCGGCAGTTCCTCGACAATCTGCGCCCCTTCGAGACCGGGGTATGGCGGGCGGTGGCGGCCGAGTAG
- a CDS encoding UDP-2,3-diacylglucosamine diphosphatase: MNASLDIKRRYRTIWISDIHLGTRGCKADDLLDFLKSTESETLYLVGDIIDGWRLRRSWYWPQSHNDVVQKLLRKARKGTRVVFVPGNHDEFARDYHGLLFGDIQVVTTILHQTADGRQLLVLHGDAFDGVVKHAKWLAHLGDSAYTVALALNHWLNVARRALGFPYWSLSAYLKHKVKNAVQYIASFEETMADEARRHGADGVVCGHIHHAEKRDVNGILYCNDGDWVESCTALAEGFDGTLEIIRWLEVEGNTCAYSSSRMPGSLRSTASSAPSTP, encoded by the coding sequence ATGAACGCCAGTCTCGACATCAAGAGGCGTTACAGGACCATCTGGATTTCGGATATTCACCTGGGTACACGCGGCTGCAAGGCCGACGACCTGCTGGATTTCCTGAAAAGCACCGAGTCCGAGACGCTTTATCTGGTCGGCGACATTATCGACGGCTGGCGGCTCAGGCGCTCGTGGTATTGGCCGCAAAGCCACAACGACGTGGTGCAGAAGCTGCTGCGCAAGGCGCGCAAGGGCACGCGGGTGGTGTTCGTCCCCGGCAATCACGACGAGTTCGCCCGCGACTATCACGGCCTGCTGTTCGGCGACATCCAGGTGGTGACCACCATCTTGCACCAGACCGCCGACGGACGGCAGTTGCTGGTCCTGCACGGCGACGCCTTCGACGGGGTGGTCAAGCACGCCAAATGGCTGGCCCATCTGGGCGACAGCGCCTACACCGTGGCCCTGGCGCTCAACCACTGGCTCAACGTGGCGCGGCGCGCCCTGGGCTTTCCCTACTGGTCGCTGTCGGCCTACCTGAAGCACAAGGTCAAGAACGCGGTGCAGTACATCGCCAGCTTCGAGGAGACCATGGCCGACGAGGCACGCCGCCACGGCGCCGACGGCGTGGTGTGCGGCCACATCCACCACGCCGAGAAGCGGGACGTCAACGGCATCCTCTACTGCAACGACGGCGACTGGGTCGAAAGCTGCACCGCCCTGGCGGAAGGCTTCGACGGCACACTGGAAATCATCCGCTGGCTGGAGGTCGAGGGAAACACATGCGCATACTCGTCGTCACGGATGCCTGGCTCCCTCAGATCAACGGCGTCGTCCGCACCCTCGACACCCTGA
- a CDS encoding YegS/Rv2252/BmrU family lipid kinase — MTVDQAACLTVPETQTAMAPRRVLVIHNPTAGRRRRRLLDMVMTAITGLGGQVTCRETGRRGDAEDFAALASADDFDAVIAAGGDGTVNEVLNGLGAGQGGLALGVIPLGTANVLACEIGLDPDDVEQVARTVAFGPARRIHVGLANRRRFLLMAGAGLDAHVVEGVSTALKRRAGKLAYVVESLRQAVGYDFPKLTVRADGVEYEARMVVACKGRFYGGPFIAAPDADLAAPMLELCILPNPGMAGMLRYGIALPLGKLPGLPEVRVVSARNILITGPRGAPVQGDGDIVARLPAEISIADETVDLICP; from the coding sequence ATGACAGTCGATCAAGCCGCCTGCCTGACCGTTCCCGAGACGCAAACCGCCATGGCGCCGCGTAGGGTCCTGGTGATTCACAATCCCACCGCCGGCCGCCGCCGCCGCCGGCTGCTGGACATGGTGATGACGGCCATCACGGGGCTGGGCGGACAGGTCACCTGCCGCGAGACCGGCCGGCGCGGCGATGCCGAGGATTTCGCCGCCCTGGCCAGCGCCGACGATTTCGACGCGGTGATCGCGGCGGGCGGCGACGGCACGGTCAACGAGGTGCTGAACGGTCTGGGGGCGGGGCAGGGCGGGCTGGCCCTGGGGGTGATTCCCCTGGGCACCGCCAACGTGCTGGCCTGCGAGATCGGGCTCGATCCCGACGATGTGGAGCAGGTGGCGCGCACCGTCGCCTTCGGCCCGGCCCGGCGCATCCATGTGGGGCTGGCCAACCGGCGGCGCTTTTTGCTGATGGCCGGCGCCGGCCTCGACGCCCATGTGGTGGAAGGCGTCAGCACCGCCCTGAAGCGGCGGGCCGGCAAGTTGGCCTATGTGGTGGAAAGCCTGCGCCAGGCGGTGGGCTACGATTTTCCCAAGCTGACCGTCCGCGCCGACGGGGTGGAGTACGAGGCGCGCATGGTGGTGGCCTGCAAGGGCCGCTTCTACGGCGGGCCGTTCATCGCCGCCCCTGACGCCGATCTGGCGGCGCCCATGCTGGAACTGTGCATCCTGCCCAATCCGGGCATGGCGGGCATGCTGCGCTACGGTATCGCCCTGCCGCTGGGCAAGCTGCCGGGCCTGCCCGAGGTGAGGGTGGTGTCGGCCCGCAATATTCTGATTACCGGGCCGCGCGGCGCCCCGGTCCAGGGTGACGGCGACATCGTCGCCCGTCTGCCGGCGGAAATCTCCATCGCCGACGAGACGGTGGACCTTATCTGTCCCTGA